A window of the Bacillus sp. A301a_S52 genome harbors these coding sequences:
- a CDS encoding acyl-CoA thioesterase produces the protein MKKPTYITDYEAWCKEFNYFFPVQVRFSETDAFGHLNNTQAFVYFEHARIQFLKVVGLMALWMKTDDLIPVTADLQCDYFKQVFFDETLRIGVKVMSIGTSSVELHYIILNEQNHVCMTGRGRIVQISKRTGASKGWNDETLSLLKKGQTKPV, from the coding sequence ATGAAAAAGCCGACCTATATAACTGATTATGAGGCATGGTGTAAAGAATTTAATTATTTCTTCCCGGTACAGGTACGTTTTTCAGAAACAGATGCTTTCGGACATTTAAATAATACGCAAGCTTTTGTTTATTTTGAACACGCACGGATTCAATTTTTAAAAGTCGTCGGTTTGATGGCATTGTGGATGAAAACGGATGACTTGATTCCTGTAACAGCAGATTTGCAATGCGATTATTTTAAGCAAGTATTTTTTGATGAGACCTTACGAATTGGCGTCAAAGTCATGTCTATTGGCACGTCATCTGTTGAGCTGCATTACATTATTTTGAATGAACAAAATCACGTATGCATGACAGGAAGAGGTCGGATCGTCCAAATATCGAAACGAACAGGGGCATCAAAAGGGTGGAATGATGAGACGCTTAGCCTTTTAAAAAAGGGGCAAACAAAACCAGTGTAG
- the sdhA gene encoding succinate dehydrogenase flavoprotein subunit, whose protein sequence is MSNGKIIVVGGGLAGLMATIKAAEAGMKVDLFSVVPVKRSHSVCAQGGINGALNTMGEGDSTWEHFDDSVYGGDFLANQPPVKAMCDAAPGIIHLLDRMGVMFNRTAEGLLALRRFGGTQHHRTAFAGATTGQQLLYALDEQVRRHEVSGLVTKYEGWEFLHAVLDEDGVCRGMTAQNLNSSEIESFKADAVILATGGPGIIFGKSTNSMINTGYAAAAVYEQGAYYANGEFIQIHPTAIPGDDKLRLMSESARGEGGRVWTYDEDGKPWYFLEEKYPAYGNLVPRDIATREIFHVCVDLKRGINGENMVYLDLSHKDPKELDIKLGGIMEIYEKFMGDDPRKVPMKIFPAVHYSMGGLWVDYDQMTNIPGLFAAGEVDYSIHGANRLGANSLLSSIYGGMVAGPKAAEYIQGLEKTSEDTAEKVFTDQVAKDQQQFDDILNMQGTENAFKLHQELGNMMTDNVTVVRENDKLKATDEKIVELLERYHNINIDDTAKWTNQSAAFVRQLKSMMNLARVITIGAYNRNESRGAHYKPDFPERNDEEWLKTTKAKFNPETNSPEFEYEEVDVSLIKPRKRDYTSKKKAGEKA, encoded by the coding sequence ATGAGTAATGGGAAAATTATCGTTGTGGGAGGCGGACTAGCCGGCTTGATGGCAACGATTAAAGCAGCAGAAGCAGGAATGAAAGTTGATTTATTCTCAGTCGTACCTGTAAAACGGTCCCATTCCGTCTGTGCTCAAGGTGGGATAAATGGGGCTTTAAATACGATGGGTGAAGGTGACTCCACTTGGGAGCATTTTGATGATTCTGTTTATGGAGGGGATTTCCTAGCAAATCAGCCTCCAGTTAAAGCGATGTGTGATGCAGCACCAGGGATAATTCATTTATTAGACCGGATGGGAGTTATGTTTAACAGAACTGCAGAAGGATTATTGGCTCTTAGACGTTTTGGAGGTACTCAACACCATAGAACTGCTTTTGCAGGAGCTACTACAGGTCAACAACTCTTATATGCCCTAGATGAACAAGTAAGAAGGCATGAAGTCAGTGGTCTCGTAACCAAATATGAAGGCTGGGAGTTTTTACACGCTGTCCTAGATGAAGATGGTGTATGTCGAGGAATGACCGCACAAAACCTCAACTCTTCAGAAATTGAATCCTTCAAGGCTGATGCCGTGATTTTAGCTACTGGTGGGCCAGGAATCATTTTTGGAAAGTCGACTAATTCTATGATAAATACTGGCTATGCTGCCGCAGCTGTTTATGAGCAAGGGGCATATTATGCTAACGGTGAATTTATCCAAATCCATCCGACAGCTATTCCTGGAGATGACAAACTCCGATTGATGAGTGAATCAGCACGAGGTGAAGGTGGGCGCGTGTGGACCTATGACGAAGATGGGAAGCCATGGTATTTCCTTGAAGAAAAATATCCAGCTTATGGGAACTTAGTGCCAAGAGATATTGCCACGAGGGAAATTTTCCACGTTTGTGTAGATCTTAAGCGCGGAATTAATGGTGAAAATATGGTTTATCTCGACCTTTCTCACAAAGATCCGAAAGAGCTAGACATAAAATTAGGTGGCATTATGGAAATTTATGAAAAGTTTATGGGGGATGATCCACGAAAAGTTCCAATGAAAATTTTCCCAGCCGTTCATTATTCTATGGGTGGTCTATGGGTTGATTATGATCAAATGACTAATATTCCTGGCCTTTTTGCTGCTGGTGAAGTGGATTATTCCATCCACGGTGCAAACCGGCTTGGGGCTAACTCACTTCTATCATCCATTTACGGAGGAATGGTTGCAGGGCCTAAAGCAGCTGAATATATCCAAGGTTTAGAAAAAACATCGGAAGATACAGCGGAAAAGGTGTTTACTGATCAAGTAGCTAAAGACCAACAGCAATTCGATGATATTTTGAACATGCAAGGCACTGAAAATGCTTTTAAATTGCATCAGGAATTAGGGAACATGATGACTGATAATGTAACGGTTGTAAGGGAAAATGATAAACTTAAAGCAACTGACGAGAAGATTGTTGAACTGCTTGAACGCTATCATAATATCAACATTGATGATACAGCTAAATGGACAAATCAGAGTGCAGCATTCGTTAGACAATTAAAATCGATGATGAATTTAGCACGAGTGATTACGATTGGTGCATACAATCGCAATGAAAGCCGTGGAGCACACTATAAACCAGACTTCCCCGAACGAAATGATGAAGAGTGGTTGAAAACGACGAAGGCTAAATTTAATCCGGAGACAAATTCTCCTGAGTTTGAATACGAAGAAGTAGATGTTTCTTTAATTAAGCCTCGTAAGCGCGACTATACTTCTAAGAAGAAGGCGGGTGAAAAAGCATGA
- a CDS encoding response regulator transcription factor, translated as MKEHDFRPKPLLTKREREVFELLVQDQTTKEIASQLFISEKTVRNHISNTMQKLGVKGRSQAVIELVRLGELKI; from the coding sequence ATGAAGGAGCATGATTTTAGGCCAAAACCACTGTTGACTAAGCGTGAAAGGGAAGTATTTGAACTACTTGTGCAAGATCAAACTACGAAAGAGATCGCTTCCCAACTGTTCATAAGTGAAAAAACAGTTCGCAATCATATTTCCAACACAATGCAAAAGCTAGGGGTAAAGGGGCGATCCCAAGCCGTCATTGAGTTAGTTAGACTAGGCGAACTGAAAATCTAA
- a CDS encoding GerAB/ArcD/ProY family transporter — translation MISHPKDKITTPQAVVFITSYNIAIGILTLPRVTVEEADSPDVWITVILGGIIAFISGIIIVKLSQQFREKTFYQYSEDIVGKLVGRVLSILFITYFLTLSALEIRVLAEVTGFYLLENTPRWAMIMPMMWVGIYLISGGINPLVRLLEIIFPFTVIIFMLVLFMSYNLFEINNLRPVLGLGVMPAFKAIKSTALSYTCFESFFFLVAFMKHPGKAVKAVVIATVIPLVFYLLTVVMVIGVFSIDGVVTRTWPTIDLITSYELRGLVFERFDSLLLAVWVMQIFATFIITYFAAALGFAQVFNKNISQFIYIVSPVIYIIAMIPKDLNDIFTLGDWIGNSAIFLFGAVPLVLLIITKLKGDKVNAKI, via the coding sequence ATGATCTCTCATCCTAAAGATAAAATTACGACGCCTCAAGCCGTTGTGTTCATTACAAGTTATAACATCGCCATAGGAATTCTTACCCTTCCGAGAGTAACGGTGGAGGAGGCCGATTCACCTGATGTTTGGATAACCGTCATTTTAGGGGGCATTATTGCGTTCATATCTGGAATAATTATTGTGAAATTAAGTCAACAATTTCGAGAAAAAACGTTTTATCAATATAGTGAAGATATCGTTGGGAAATTAGTTGGCAGAGTACTTAGCATTTTGTTCATTACTTATTTTTTAACGCTTTCTGCCCTTGAAATTAGGGTGCTAGCTGAAGTAACCGGCTTTTATTTATTAGAAAATACTCCTAGATGGGCGATGATTATGCCAATGATGTGGGTAGGTATTTATTTAATTTCTGGAGGAATAAACCCACTTGTCCGCTTATTGGAAATTATCTTTCCATTTACAGTAATTATTTTTATGCTCGTTCTTTTCATGAGCTACAACCTTTTTGAAATTAATAACTTACGGCCTGTACTAGGACTAGGAGTCATGCCTGCCTTTAAAGCTATAAAAAGCACTGCCCTTAGCTATACATGTTTTGAATCCTTCTTTTTCCTTGTGGCGTTTATGAAGCATCCAGGTAAAGCTGTAAAAGCTGTCGTTATTGCAACGGTTATTCCTTTAGTGTTTTACTTGCTGACCGTCGTCATGGTCATCGGGGTATTTTCGATTGATGGCGTGGTAACTAGAACATGGCCAACGATTGATCTCATTACAAGTTATGAATTGCGTGGTCTGGTTTTTGAAAGGTTTGATTCACTCCTACTTGCAGTGTGGGTGATGCAAATCTTTGCTACTTTTATTATTACATATTTCGCAGCTGCTCTAGGTTTTGCTCAAGTTTTTAATAAAAATATATCTCAGTTTATATATATTGTGTCTCCCGTTATTTACATCATTGCTATGATTCCGAAAGATCTCAATGACATATTTACACTCGGAGATTGGATTGGTAATAGTGCAATTTTCTTATTCGGTGCCGTGCCATTAGTGCTTCTTATTATCACCAAATTAAAAGGGGACAAAGTAAATGCAAAAATATAA
- the sdhB gene encoding succinate dehydrogenase iron-sulfur subunit: MSERTIELVIKRQKDQNSDVYEEKFKIPYRPNMNVISALMEIRRNPVNASGEETTAVAWDASCLEEVCGACSMIINGKPRQSCTALIDQLEQPIKLEPMHTFPVLRDLTVDRSRMFDSLKRVKAWIPIDGTYDLGPGPRMPEAKRQWAYELSKCMTCGVCLQACPNVNSKSEFIGPAALSQVRLFNTHPTGAMQKAERLETLMEGEGGLSNCGNSQNCVEACPKGIPLTTSIAALNRETTLQSFKNFFGTDHTA, encoded by the coding sequence ATGAGTGAAAGAACAATCGAACTCGTCATTAAACGTCAGAAAGATCAGAACAGTGATGTCTATGAGGAGAAATTTAAGATTCCTTACCGACCGAATATGAATGTTATCTCAGCGTTAATGGAAATTAGACGTAATCCTGTGAATGCCAGTGGTGAAGAAACGACTGCAGTTGCATGGGATGCGAGCTGTCTTGAAGAGGTGTGTGGGGCCTGTTCAATGATAATCAATGGCAAGCCTCGGCAATCCTGTACAGCTCTTATTGACCAATTGGAGCAGCCGATTAAATTAGAGCCGATGCATACATTCCCTGTATTACGGGATTTAACAGTAGATAGAAGTAGAATGTTTGATTCATTAAAACGTGTGAAAGCGTGGATTCCAATTGATGGTACTTATGATTTAGGCCCAGGTCCAAGAATGCCTGAAGCTAAAAGGCAGTGGGCTTATGAATTGTCTAAATGTATGACATGCGGTGTATGCTTGCAAGCCTGTCCGAACGTGAACAGTAAGTCTGAATTTATTGGACCAGCAGCATTATCTCAAGTTCGTCTCTTTAATACCCACCCTACAGGAGCCATGCAAAAAGCAGAGCGTCTTGAAACATTAATGGAAGGCGAGGGTGGATTAAGTAATTGTGGAAATTCACAAAACTGTGTGGAAGCTTGTCCGAAAGGTATTCCATTAACGACATCGATCGCCGCTTTAAATCGTGAGACCACGTTACAATCATTTAAGAACTTCTTTGGGACAGACCATACAGCTTAA
- a CDS encoding carbohydrate ABC transporter permease, whose product MSLSTIRRSKEDKLFDVINMTLLTLMLLAVLYPLYFIVIASISNPDRIFAGDVWLYPVEITFEGYSRIFQDGKIWTGYKNTIIYTVLGTALNVSLTLTAAYALSRKDFYGRTFFMMMFVFTMFFSGGLIPTYLLVQNLGMVNTMWAMIIPKAVAIWNIIVARTFFQATIPQEMLEAAKVDGCSNTKFFTKIVLPLSKPIIAVMVLFYAVGHWNSYFDALIYLNDESLYPLQLILRNILIQNEAAATMVSDLESVAAQQRIADLIKYGVIIVGSLPLLIVYPFVQKYFVQGVMIGGIKG is encoded by the coding sequence ATGAGCTTGTCCACAATTAGACGATCAAAGGAAGATAAACTGTTTGATGTGATCAACATGACGCTTTTAACGCTCATGTTGCTTGCGGTTCTATACCCGCTCTATTTCATCGTCATTGCCTCTATCAGTAATCCGGATCGCATTTTTGCCGGAGATGTGTGGCTTTATCCAGTGGAAATTACGTTCGAAGGGTACTCACGTATTTTTCAAGATGGGAAAATATGGACCGGTTATAAAAATACGATCATTTACACGGTACTCGGTACGGCTCTCAATGTCAGCCTGACATTAACGGCAGCCTATGCCTTGTCACGAAAAGACTTTTACGGTCGCACGTTTTTCATGATGATGTTCGTGTTTACGATGTTTTTCTCAGGTGGATTGATTCCGACCTATTTGCTTGTCCAAAACCTAGGGATGGTCAACACGATGTGGGCGATGATCATTCCGAAGGCGGTGGCCATTTGGAACATTATCGTCGCAAGGACGTTTTTTCAGGCGACGATTCCACAAGAAATGCTGGAGGCCGCGAAGGTTGATGGTTGCTCCAATACGAAGTTTTTTACGAAGATTGTTCTGCCTTTGTCGAAGCCCATTATTGCCGTCATGGTTCTGTTTTATGCGGTTGGACATTGGAATTCGTACTTCGATGCTCTCATCTATTTGAACGATGAAAGTCTGTATCCACTACAGCTCATTTTGCGAAACATTTTAATCCAAAATGAAGCCGCGGCTACGATGGTGAGCGATCTTGAATCGGTGGCTGCCCAACAACGAATTGCTGATTTGATTAAATACGGTGTCATTATCGTCGGGAGTTTGCCACTTCTCATCGTCTACCCGTTTGTGCAAAAATACTTCGTTCAAGGCGTCATGATTGGGGGAATTAAAGGATAA
- a CDS encoding glycoside hydrolase family 32 protein, whose product MPNVKKTTDRVSDYTEKYRPQFHFTPEENWMNDPNGLVYYEGEYHLFYQHHPKGRKWGPMHWGHAVSNDLLRWEHLPIALEPDEYGMIFSGSVVVDWENTSGLFAGSEGLVAIFTHHDEQLGVQSQSLAYSRDKGRTWQKYDGNPVLTNGEEKDFRDPKVFWHDDTNKWVMVVAAGQKVMLYGSKNLIQWDFLSEFGSTDGAHGGVWECPDLFPLPVDKNHEKKKWVLQVDLGAGAIAGGSGGQYFIGEFDGGAFTNDRPPSETLWVDYGRDFYAAQSFSDLPSADGRRIWLAWMSDWTYANELPTNPWRSAMSIPREVKLSQMANGDITLMQRPIAELRTLRQSKLVIENEMVDKTVNVLANQAENVFEIVATVENLTASEFGFNVRKSSAHDQGTIIGYRTNNQQVFVDREHSGESEFHHVFKGRHSVQVKGETDRVTFHIFVDKSSVELFFDDGKVVITDLIFPEDDSNDMEFYVKGGGVRLVSLELYALQSTWA is encoded by the coding sequence GTGCCAAATGTAAAAAAAACGACAGATAGAGTGAGTGATTATACGGAAAAGTACCGACCGCAATTTCATTTTACGCCAGAGGAGAATTGGATGAATGACCCAAATGGGCTCGTTTATTATGAGGGCGAGTATCATTTGTTTTACCAGCACCATCCGAAGGGACGGAAATGGGGACCGATGCACTGGGGCCATGCTGTGAGCAACGATCTGCTGAGGTGGGAGCACTTACCGATTGCCTTGGAGCCCGATGAGTATGGAATGATTTTTTCAGGAAGTGTTGTGGTGGACTGGGAGAATACATCAGGACTGTTCGCTGGTAGCGAGGGACTTGTCGCCATTTTTACACATCACGATGAACAACTTGGGGTACAATCTCAAAGTCTTGCATATAGCAGGGATAAAGGCCGAACATGGCAGAAGTATGACGGCAATCCGGTGCTCACCAATGGAGAAGAAAAGGATTTTCGCGACCCGAAAGTGTTTTGGCATGATGACACGAACAAGTGGGTCATGGTGGTAGCGGCAGGTCAAAAAGTGATGTTGTACGGTTCGAAAAATCTTATACAGTGGGATTTCTTGAGCGAATTTGGCAGTACAGACGGTGCCCATGGTGGTGTGTGGGAATGCCCAGACCTTTTTCCACTTCCAGTAGACAAGAATCATGAGAAGAAAAAATGGGTGCTCCAAGTGGATTTAGGGGCTGGTGCGATTGCAGGAGGTTCCGGTGGTCAATATTTTATCGGCGAGTTCGACGGGGGGGCCTTTACCAATGATCGTCCGCCATCTGAAACGTTATGGGTCGATTACGGGCGGGATTTTTACGCAGCCCAGTCGTTTTCCGATCTACCAAGTGCGGACGGAAGGCGAATATGGCTCGCGTGGATGAGCGATTGGACATATGCCAATGAATTGCCGACAAACCCATGGCGAAGCGCAATGTCGATTCCTCGTGAAGTGAAGCTTAGTCAAATGGCTAATGGAGACATTACATTGATGCAAAGGCCGATTGCCGAATTGCGTACCCTCCGTCAGAGCAAGCTCGTGATAGAAAATGAGATGGTGGATAAAACGGTGAATGTGCTAGCCAACCAAGCGGAAAATGTATTTGAAATTGTCGCAACAGTTGAAAATCTCACCGCCTCAGAATTTGGCTTTAACGTGAGGAAATCTTCCGCTCATGATCAGGGAACTATTATCGGTTATCGGACGAACAATCAGCAAGTGTTTGTCGATCGTGAACATTCGGGTGAGAGCGAGTTCCATCACGTATTTAAAGGTCGGCATTCAGTACAGGTGAAAGGAGAAACAGACCGTGTGACGTTCCACATCTTTGTTGATAAATCTTCTGTTGAGCTTTTTTTTGACGATGGCAAAGTGGTCATAACCGATTTGATTTTCCCAGAAGATGATAGCAATGATATGGAGTTTTATGTAAAAGGAGGAGGGGTGAGATTAGTATCTTTAGAGCTTTATGCGTTGCAGAGCACCTGGGCTTAA
- a CDS encoding succinate dehydrogenase cytochrome b558 subunit has protein sequence MSSNREFFYRKLHSLLGVIPVGAFLIVHLSVNYFAVRGPEAYNQATHFMENLPFRYFMEATLIFLPLIFHAIYGLYIAFQAKHNTSTYSYFRNWMFRLQRTSGIIVLIFVTWHVWETRIAAAMGAEVNFNMMAEIVENPLALILYIIGITATTFHFANGLWSFAITWGITITPKSQRISTYVTMAIFVALTFVGVRSILAFVG, from the coding sequence ATGTCTTCAAACCGAGAGTTTTTCTACAGAAAGCTTCATTCATTATTAGGCGTTATCCCGGTGGGGGCTTTTTTAATTGTTCATTTAAGTGTGAATTATTTTGCCGTGAGAGGGCCTGAAGCGTATAATCAGGCCACGCACTTTATGGAAAATCTGCCGTTTCGCTACTTTATGGAAGCGACGCTCATTTTTCTACCATTAATCTTTCACGCTATTTATGGATTGTATATTGCCTTTCAAGCCAAACATAACACGTCTACATACAGTTATTTTAGAAACTGGATGTTCAGACTTCAGCGAACGTCTGGGATTATCGTGTTAATTTTTGTGACTTGGCATGTGTGGGAGACACGTATTGCTGCTGCAATGGGTGCAGAAGTGAATTTTAATATGATGGCTGAAATTGTAGAAAATCCACTAGCACTAATATTGTATATTATTGGAATAACAGCGACGACATTTCATTTTGCTAATGGGCTATGGTCATTTGCTATTACGTGGGGAATCACAATTACACCAAAATCCCAAAGAATTTCAACGTATGTAACAATGGCTATTTTTGTCGCCTTAACATTTGTAGGTGTACGGTCCATTCTTGCATTCGTAGGTTAG
- a CDS encoding Ger(x)C family spore germination protein has protein sequence MRGIRGLIIFLSLLFISGCWSSVEIEERGFGVGVAFDIVEGASIENKESRDHLKKDLMTVTYQLINPSPTSQENSEVGSGKKPYNNISQTGDSIHQIVRQFALENEHPVFMSHLKVLVISEEVLRILSLDEILDFHFRDNEVRLSTLAFVSSGKAYETLETNQSDMLPAFRLLDIAGNEYRTTKLLTPVPLAKLIGKMHSGASFLLQNVVSSNGEVMFSGAAVIDGKTNKCLGFINEEELKGYIWLTGEGQGGVVRTLDEETDQIIIFEVDAMESTITPTIDGAQMAFDVSIKSEGMLSESWIDSEEAIDKEFIKRIEKEIEKTVEQLVTGVLEKMQQEYEVDVMGFGEHLRINHPKVWEEMKDDWDQTFRDVPITSNVTITITEYGSRIIK, from the coding sequence ATGAGAGGAATAAGAGGACTTATCATTTTTTTGTCATTACTTTTTATCTCAGGGTGTTGGAGCAGTGTGGAAATTGAGGAGAGAGGTTTTGGAGTAGGAGTCGCATTCGATATCGTTGAGGGGGCCTCAATAGAAAATAAAGAAAGCAGAGACCATCTAAAAAAAGACCTTATGACGGTTACCTATCAACTTATTAATCCAAGTCCTACGAGTCAGGAAAATAGTGAAGTGGGAAGTGGAAAAAAACCCTACAATAATATATCTCAAACCGGGGATTCTATCCATCAAATTGTGCGTCAATTCGCACTAGAAAATGAACATCCTGTATTTATGTCTCATTTAAAGGTACTAGTTATTAGTGAAGAGGTTTTAAGGATACTCAGTTTGGATGAAATACTTGACTTCCATTTTCGCGACAATGAGGTAAGATTAAGCACCCTTGCATTCGTTAGCTCTGGCAAGGCTTATGAGACGTTGGAAACAAACCAAAGCGACATGCTCCCTGCATTTCGTTTATTAGACATTGCAGGAAATGAATATAGAACTACTAAGCTTTTGACACCAGTGCCATTAGCAAAATTGATAGGTAAAATGCATTCAGGAGCTAGTTTTCTCTTACAAAATGTTGTTTCTTCAAATGGGGAGGTAATGTTTTCAGGTGCAGCAGTGATTGATGGCAAAACCAATAAATGCTTAGGTTTTATAAATGAAGAGGAGCTAAAAGGCTATATTTGGCTTACTGGAGAAGGTCAAGGCGGAGTGGTAAGAACATTAGATGAAGAGACAGATCAGATTATTATATTTGAAGTAGATGCAATGGAAAGCACGATCACCCCAACGATTGATGGCGCCCAAATGGCATTTGATGTGAGTATAAAATCAGAAGGCATGTTATCAGAAAGTTGGATTGATTCGGAGGAGGCCATTGACAAGGAATTTATTAAAAGAATTGAAAAAGAAATAGAAAAAACGGTGGAGCAATTAGTGACAGGAGTACTAGAAAAAATGCAGCAAGAATACGAAGTAGATGTTATGGGATTTGGTGAACACTTAAGAATTAATCATCCTAAAGTATGGGAAGAAATGAAAGACGATTGGGATCAAACCTTTCGTGATGTTCCCATCACATCTAACGTGACAATAACTATTACAGAATATGGTTCAAGAATTATTAAGTGA
- a CDS encoding sugar ABC transporter permease, giving the protein MGPAAKKQTFSQQPSQVPSHPVTNPKLKRRQRRKRWKQIKQNWELYLFLLPTLVYFIVFHYIPMYGVQIAFRDYSPGLGITRSPWVGFEHFIRFFESYQFWDLMYNTFSLSALQLILTFPTPIIVALMLNQLVFKRYKKFVQTVIYAPHFISVVVLVGMAYVFFSNNGLVNNLLMLVGMEPISFLAEASWFKPLYVGSSLWQETGWAAIIYLAALAAVNPEIHEAAIMDGANKFQRILHVDIPAILPIAVILLVLSVGNIMNIGFEKAYLLQTPLNQNASEIIPTYVYKVGLQQAQYSFAAAVGLFNAMINLFLLWYVNRVAKRLSGSGLW; this is encoded by the coding sequence ATGGGGCCAGCAGCAAAGAAACAAACCTTCTCGCAGCAGCCGTCACAAGTTCCTTCACATCCAGTGACCAACCCTAAGCTAAAAAGACGACAGAGAAGAAAGCGCTGGAAACAAATCAAACAAAATTGGGAGCTCTATTTGTTCCTGTTGCCTACGCTAGTTTATTTTATTGTCTTTCACTATATTCCGATGTACGGCGTACAAATTGCCTTTCGTGACTACTCCCCGGGCCTAGGGATTACCAGGAGTCCGTGGGTAGGGTTTGAACATTTTATCCGCTTTTTCGAGTCGTATCAATTTTGGGACCTCATGTATAACACATTTTCCTTAAGCGCGTTGCAATTAATTCTAACCTTTCCGACTCCAATCATTGTTGCATTAATGCTGAATCAATTGGTATTTAAACGGTATAAAAAGTTTGTCCAAACCGTCATTTATGCGCCACATTTCATCTCAGTCGTTGTGTTAGTTGGGATGGCCTACGTATTTTTCTCGAATAACGGATTAGTCAACAACCTTTTAATGCTAGTAGGCATGGAACCGATTAGCTTTTTAGCAGAGGCATCGTGGTTTAAACCGCTCTACGTTGGTTCAAGCCTTTGGCAGGAAACAGGCTGGGCCGCGATTATTTACTTAGCTGCCCTTGCAGCGGTAAATCCTGAGATTCATGAGGCCGCGATAATGGACGGTGCAAACAAGTTCCAACGGATTCTTCACGTCGATATACCGGCGATCCTCCCGATTGCGGTGATCTTGCTCGTCCTATCTGTTGGAAACATCATGAATATCGGATTTGAAAAAGCGTACTTGCTGCAGACACCATTAAATCAAAATGCATCTGAAATCATCCCAACCTATGTTTATAAGGTCGGTCTTCAGCAAGCACAGTATAGCTTTGCCGCTGCTGTCGGTCTATTCAATGCAATGATCAATCTCTTCCTGCTATGGTACGTCAATCGGGTCGCTAAACGTCTTTCAGGTAGTGGCTTATGGTAA
- a CDS encoding LacI family DNA-binding transcriptional regulator yields MVSIKDVAKKANVSTATVSHVINETRFVSESTKVKVFQAMKELDYKPNLVAKSLRSRKSMTIGLIVPMMHMDTSNFFFMSIANGIETIVKQKGYNLILGNSHEDLHTELEQIKLFNTQLIDGLIIAPTALDISQYDGVFSGDYPVIFIDRKPQGYDGDLVMADGYQGTFQAIETLIMKGYERIGFISGYLGITTSDERLRGYKEAHERYRLEVKPSLIQESHPNFQEGYNLAKKLIIEEQVRALFVSNNVMTMGVLRYINEQQIKIPEQIAIIGFDNYDWMKITNPPLSVVEQPSYEIGEKAVHVLLERIEKGRSDKKSILLPTQLISRDSV; encoded by the coding sequence ATAGTGAGTATTAAAGATGTGGCAAAAAAAGCAAATGTGTCAACCGCAACCGTGTCTCATGTGATTAATGAAACGAGGTTTGTATCAGAATCTACGAAGGTGAAAGTCTTTCAAGCGATGAAGGAGCTAGATTATAAGCCAAACTTAGTGGCAAAAAGCTTGCGTAGTCGGAAGTCCATGACGATCGGGCTGATCGTGCCAATGATGCATATGGACACGTCAAACTTCTTTTTTATGTCAATCGCAAATGGGATTGAAACGATTGTGAAGCAAAAAGGCTATAACCTTATTTTAGGGAATTCCCATGAAGACCTGCATACGGAGCTTGAGCAAATTAAACTTTTTAACACCCAGTTAATTGACGGGCTCATCATTGCCCCAACGGCTTTGGACATTTCTCAGTATGACGGTGTCTTTTCCGGAGATTATCCTGTCATCTTTATCGACCGGAAACCGCAGGGCTACGACGGTGATTTAGTAATGGCTGATGGGTATCAAGGGACGTTCCAAGCGATTGAAACACTCATTATGAAAGGTTACGAGCGAATTGGGTTTATTTCAGGTTATCTAGGGATCACGACCAGTGATGAACGCTTACGAGGATATAAAGAAGCGCACGAACGCTATCGTTTGGAGGTGAAACCATCTTTAATCCAAGAAAGTCACCCTAATTTTCAAGAAGGATACAACTTAGCAAAGAAATTAATCATAGAGGAGCAGGTCAGGGCTTTGTTTGTGTCTAATAATGTGATGACGATGGGGGTTTTGCGATACATCAATGAACAACAAATCAAAATCCCAGAACAAATCGCTATCATCGGTTTCGATAATTATGATTGGATGAAGATCACGAACCCACCCTTATCCGTCGTTGAACAACCATCCTATGAAATTGGAGAAAAAGCGGTTCATGTTTTACTAGAACGGATCGAAAAAGGGCGATCAGATAAAAAGTCGATCTTATTGCCGACTCAATTGATTTCACGAGACTCTGTGTAA